A genomic window from Camelina sativa cultivar DH55 chromosome 2, Cs, whole genome shotgun sequence includes:
- the LOC104733313 gene encoding uncharacterized protein LOC104733313 codes for MKEHIFCKFLVVMMLLSSSQIQGKRCDDSGIEVLIACPYSIYKEFPTPPRPSQGCCNLLHIIGMKCVCEVINKEIEAIIDMQKLVNFAAACGLPLAPGSQCGSYLVPGGTKRQHE; via the exons atgaaagaacatatattttgtaagtttctAGTCGTAATGATGTTGTTATCATCATCTCAAATTCAGGGTAAGAGATGTGATGATTCAGGCATAGAAGTTCTTATAGCATGTCCATATTCTATCTACAAGGAGTTTCCAACTCCGCCAAGACCATCTCAAGGTTGTTGCAATCTTCTCCATATCATCGGAATGAAATGCGTATGCGAAGTTATCAATAAGGAAATCGAAGCCATCATAGATATGCAAAAGCTCGTTAATTTTGCTGCTGCTTGTGGCCTTCCTCTTGCTCCTGGTTCACAATGCGGAA GTTACCTAGTTCCCGGTGGCACGAAGCGACAACATGAGTAA